The following is a genomic window from Acetobacteroides hydrogenigenes.
ATAACTTGAATGCAGATTTACAGATAAGTCGTTATGTATAAGCATAGCGCATCTGTGAGCCTACTGAACCCCCCAACTATTTGGGGTAATTGAGAACAGAATATAAATCAAAACCAACAGCCCATGAGTAAAGAACTTTTAAGATGCTACACTATGCCGGACACTGAAATGCTAACCGAAGCAAAAACCAAGCTCGAGCTTGCCAAGCAGGATATTGCCGAGCTACAGTCCGTAGAACCCTCCCTAACCGTAGTCGATATTGATGCCAATATCGCTGAGGTTGAAGAATGCTTAAACGACTACTCTAGCCTAGAGAGCAGAGGTAACATTACTATTGCTACGCAAGATCTTATGGATATCATGCAGGAATGCAGGGAAGAGGTGCAATTTTTCTTTTTCCACTGCGAAAGAGCGCTATCCGATAGGTCTACGGCATCTATTGCGTTTGGACGTAAGGGAGTAGAAAAGGCCAGAACCAACTCCGAGAAGATGGTAAGCCTTTTAAACCAAATTATCACCAACTACAGTAAGCCCGAATACGAGGCGAAGCTGAATGCACGGCTTCCTAATGGTTATAAGACGAAGCTGGTAGATATAAAGACACGGTTAACTAATGCAATTGCGGTTCAAGCGATGGCAAAGGCAAGTCGGCCAGCCGACACCGAGGTTCGTATTGCTAAGTACAATGCTGTTTACACCTTTACCCGTAATGTATGCGAGGCCGGTAAGGTTGCCTTCCGTGGTAGCTACGCCAAGCAGCAGCAGTACACCATGTACGATACGCCAGCGCCCAAAAAGGATAGCAACACCGCTTTTAAGAATACGGAACTTCCTACACAGGAGGAAGGACAGGCTTAAAAGATAAAGATGCCATAAGCAAGATTTTATTTCTTAACTAACCCCCAATACCGAGCGTTCTTGGTGTTGGGGGTTGCTTTTGCAAAGGCATAGAAAACTCGTTAGATAGGTAAATATTTAACCTTTAGAGTACAACCATAAGATATTTTAGCTACATTTCGAGCATCTATTTTTAAATCGTAAACCTAGGATAAGTATAGAGGTAGAAAAACACTTCTTGTGCGCCCTGTTTCGGGGGTGCTGGGTTTGCGGGAATAGATAGGAAAGGTCTAACAATAATTAGATATACCCACCCAAAACTGGAAGAATATGTTTGATAAAGTCAGACATATAAATGAGTTTACCAACAATGATAAAATAGATACAGACCCCCTATGATACAATCAATTGAAATAGAAAGAAAAGAAGACGGCCCACGTTCAATAGCCGACAAAATAATAAAACGACTTCACGACTTAGAAATGACCGTGGAGAATAACCACGGACGTTGGGCATGGGAGTTACTGCAAAACGCAAAAGACAGCATTGCAGATAATGACAGAAAAGTTTCCGTAGAAATAGAATTAAGTAGAGATAGTGTTGTTTTTAGGCATAATGGATCTCACTTTACGCAAAAAGATATTAGGGGGCTAATTAATCAGATTTCATCTAAAGAAGTTGAAGAAGGGCAAGAGAGCAGTAGAACAGGAAAATTTGGTACAGGTTTTCTTACTACTCACCTGCTTTCAAAAATTGTAGAAGTTGAAGGTATTGTTAAGACCGTTGACGAAGAATACTATCGCTTTTCTTTCCAGATGGACAGAAATGGCAATACTACAGGACAACTTGTTCCAAAAATTGAAAACGCTTGGACTGCATTTCATGAATCAACTGAGGATAATAAGATTGACGAATATGATGAAGATGATTTTAACACCTCTTTTACTTATAATCTTGTAACAAAGGAGCAAAAAGATATTGCAAGAATAGGCGTTAATGAATTAACTGAACTAATTCCATTTGTATTGGCTTTTATTCCAGTCATTGATTCAGTAAATATTATTGACAGTATTAACAACAAGACTACAAAATTTGAAAATAGCGAGATAATTGAAGATGATGTTTTGTTGACTATTATTAAAACTGAAAACAAAAAGAAGATTAAAATTAAAATTCTTTTTGCCGAAGATAACAATGTTGCAATTGCTTCAATTGTTGAAGAAACCAAGGATGGTTATGCGATAAAAAGTTTAAATGACTACCCAAAGTTATTTTGCGATTTTCCTCTAATTGGCACTGAAGATTTTCATTTTCCTGTAATTGTAAATAGTTTTTACTTCAATCCTCTAATTGAAAGAGATGGAGTTTGGCTTAAAGGTGACGACAAACAAGAAGTTGATGAGAATAGAGAAATAATTGAAAAAGCAGTTAAACTTTACGGCCAACTTGTTGAAAGAATTACTGACCTTAACTTTTATGACTACTACAATATTTGTCTGAACAAAACTCCAAACACAAATCATAAATATTTTGACGAGAAGTGGTATCAAAACAATGTTCAGAAAGTTTTAAGAGAAGTAATTACCAATTCAAAAGTTATAGAAACAGAAGATGACAAAGTTCTTTTTAGCGATGTAAGTTTCCCGGATCCAGACTTGAAGAAGGAAGATAGAGAAAAAATTTGGCAATTCTCGTCTGACTTAAAGGCTAAAATACTTCCAGCAAAGAAACATATCCATAAATGGGCAGACCTCATATGGAATGATTGTTCTATAATTGATTTCGAGAACATTGCAACTGATTTGAGCGAAATAAATAACATTACAGACCTTCAAAATTGTTTAAGACTAAATATTGAGAATACAATTAAATGGCTTCAAAGTATTTATGATTTTCTAATTGGAAATAAATGTACTGAATTATTTAATGAATTAGAAATTGTACCTAATCGATTAGGTGCATTTCAAAAAGTAAATGAAGTTATAAATAAGAGATATGATAGTTTACGTAAACAATGGATAACAAACAAACAACTTATCCCTAATTTATATTTAGACGAACTTAATGACGATATTTTACTTGATATTTTTGCTTTAATCGGGTTAGAAGATTGGCGAGAATATTTAGTTTATGAAGGTATTGATATTTCTGCATTAACATCAGCAAAAATTGACATACAAAATATTTCAAGTGATATTACACTAGGATTAAAGGAAAAGAAAGTTTACGATGAAAACACAATTAAAGCAGTAAGACTTTTATCAGAATGGTTTGACAATAACGAAGATATTGGCAAAAAACACTTTCAAGAATTATATAAAAATAGAGCGAAGTTATTTTT
Proteins encoded in this region:
- a CDS encoding sacsin N-terminal ATP-binding-like domain-containing protein; translation: MIQSIEIERKEDGPRSIADKIIKRLHDLEMTVENNHGRWAWELLQNAKDSIADNDRKVSVEIELSRDSVVFRHNGSHFTQKDIRGLINQISSKEVEEGQESSRTGKFGTGFLTTHLLSKIVEVEGIVKTVDEEYYRFSFQMDRNGNTTGQLVPKIENAWTAFHESTEDNKIDEYDEDDFNTSFTYNLVTKEQKDIARIGVNELTELIPFVLAFIPVIDSVNIIDSINNKTTKFENSEIIEDDVLLTIIKTENKKKIKIKILFAEDNNVAIASIVEETKDGYAIKSLNDYPKLFCDFPLIGTEDFHFPVIVNSFYFNPLIERDGVWLKGDDKQEVDENREIIEKAVKLYGQLVERITDLNFYDYYNICLNKTPNTNHKYFDEKWYQNNVQKVLREVITNSKVIETEDDKVLFSDVSFPDPDLKKEDREKIWQFSSDLKAKILPAKKHIHKWADLIWNDCSIIDFENIATDLSEINNITDLQNCLRLNIENTIKWLQSIYDFLIGNKCTELFNELEIVPNRLGAFQKVNEVINKRYDSLRKQWITNKQLIPNLYLDELNDDILLDIFALIGLEDWREYLVYEGIDISALTSAKIDIQNISSDITLGLKEKKVYDENTIKAVRLLSEWFDNNEDIGKKHFQELYKNRAKLFLDTIDDKDSLYRIMKSNISLSKLSEITLTIENDPEILNLIAKRKKEIEEEKDRNEVGEKVENILAETLQKHGFEVKKEIFGKDLIITLKKKNIRYAIEVKSTSRSSYVSMTSYQAETAVTEADNYALCVVQKNGSVLNTDYIRKNSKFVTNIGEKLKMKFDEVSEFETNKMGIANTNDDIDLYYENDLIYKYKISNNIWSKGKIFGDFIDHINKI